The following are encoded in a window of Ensifer adhaerens genomic DNA:
- a CDS encoding PAS domain-containing protein, whose product MTKAFDSPDEIGLETMQAVRIIESVVGNAWAANSAGQIVCVSPAVLSRLALTLEEFSSQSDGGPLGWRRMIHPDDYERSMALWRWCLETGQHFNIEHRTLRASGAYGWSRSSAQPLREGEDDIVGWYGAIIDIETSAAAARFVDTTEAAVQELPSSLSGIHPDDRTAAAHAAARAFWTGVPQVTRHRRRQPDGKYRWTETRAEPGYSVSVDIDELVTDREPRMVAASDSAGEPEPLRSARAVESIFGNGWAFDARGRWIYLHPFAQNSLGVTPEQLNISVDQGHTAWKQLLHPDDYERTAAVWNRCLETGDDFNVEFRFRRVSGSYVWARTAARAARDARGRILGWFGIALDIDVYKKTVEALRGRELELSQLVDMVPVHIRRLGPNGEPTFFNKRLLDFYGWKDLAQLETPAGSRLATAMEMLVHPDDSARLLEAVRHSVATGESYGMKYRLRRSDGVYRWVDGRAVPLIDGEGAIVNWYAISIDIDDEMRAQNALRDRERELLQLVDIVPSLLWRLNRQGEPTFFNKRLMCFLGLDAANSEQRDPGRLASAFRASVHPDDASGLEEALSRSVATGENFSKRFRLRRSDGVYRWVESNAEPLRDDSGQIVQWYGLSHDIDDQLRVEDALRERERSLWQLVETLPAMIDCSAPNGEPVYRSQQLREFLGYSLEDLDGTGKSRLDATLDAGVHPDDVAGVKERYAHSLATGEPYARKHRLRRFDGAYRWVETRAAAMRNLEGAIVQWNVICLDIDGEVQAENELRLAQERLSRASQSASLAELSASIAHEVNQPLAAIVANSNACHRWLLADPPNLERAKITAERIIRDANAAAEVVSRIRALFKQRVEPQSDSDLVSAIAEAVHLIAEEAIRRRVRVDVDIEKTLPYVAVDQVHIQQVLVNLIRNGMDAMEAVVRDRVVRVQVRRVGDFVATEVSDIGTGVEFPERIFESFFTTKVNGMGMGLAICRSIIESHGGRLWVQNNETNGATFTFTLPIEVEAAA is encoded by the coding sequence ATGACGAAGGCGTTCGATTCACCTGACGAAATCGGGCTGGAGACAATGCAGGCGGTGCGGATCATCGAAAGCGTGGTCGGAAACGCCTGGGCGGCGAATTCGGCCGGCCAGATCGTTTGCGTCAGCCCTGCGGTGCTGTCGCGGTTGGCCTTGACGCTCGAGGAGTTCAGCTCCCAGTCGGACGGTGGTCCGCTGGGATGGCGACGAATGATCCATCCGGATGATTACGAGCGGTCAATGGCGCTCTGGCGCTGGTGCCTTGAAACCGGACAGCACTTCAACATCGAACACCGAACTCTGCGCGCAAGCGGCGCTTACGGTTGGAGCCGATCATCTGCTCAGCCCTTGCGTGAGGGTGAGGATGATATCGTTGGCTGGTACGGTGCGATCATCGACATCGAAACGTCCGCCGCCGCGGCTCGCTTTGTCGATACGACGGAGGCGGCCGTACAGGAATTGCCAAGCTCATTGAGCGGAATTCACCCCGACGACCGAACTGCAGCGGCGCATGCAGCTGCGCGTGCATTCTGGACGGGCGTTCCGCAAGTCACGAGGCACAGACGGCGCCAGCCCGACGGCAAGTATCGGTGGACGGAAACCCGCGCCGAGCCCGGATACAGCGTCAGCGTCGATATCGATGAGTTGGTGACGGATCGCGAGCCTCGCATGGTTGCGGCATCCGATAGCGCTGGCGAACCAGAACCACTACGGTCTGCGAGAGCTGTCGAGAGCATATTTGGCAATGGCTGGGCGTTCGATGCGCGCGGACGCTGGATTTACCTGCATCCATTCGCGCAGAACTCGCTCGGCGTCACGCCGGAGCAACTGAACATTTCCGTTGACCAAGGTCACACGGCCTGGAAGCAATTGCTGCATCCGGACGATTACGAGCGGACCGCAGCGGTATGGAATCGTTGCCTGGAAACGGGGGATGACTTCAACGTCGAGTTTCGCTTCCGCCGCGTATCGGGAAGTTATGTCTGGGCCAGAACTGCCGCCCGGGCCGCCCGCGACGCTCGAGGCCGTATCCTGGGTTGGTTCGGCATCGCGCTCGACATCGATGTTTACAAGAAGACCGTCGAGGCGTTGCGTGGCCGAGAGCTGGAACTCTCGCAGCTTGTTGACATGGTCCCGGTTCACATTCGCCGACTAGGCCCCAACGGCGAACCGACCTTTTTCAACAAGCGCCTGCTTGATTTTTATGGGTGGAAAGATCTTGCGCAGTTGGAAACACCGGCTGGCAGCCGGCTGGCGACGGCGATGGAAATGCTCGTGCATCCGGACGATTCCGCGCGCCTCCTGGAAGCGGTCCGCCATTCTGTTGCGACCGGCGAATCCTACGGAATGAAGTACCGTTTGCGCCGCTCGGACGGCGTCTATCGTTGGGTTGACGGACGCGCGGTGCCGCTGATCGACGGGGAAGGGGCGATCGTAAACTGGTATGCGATCTCGATCGACATCGATGACGAGATGCGTGCGCAGAACGCGTTGCGCGACCGCGAAAGGGAACTTCTGCAGCTTGTCGACATCGTTCCCAGTCTGCTTTGGCGCCTGAACCGTCAGGGTGAGCCAACGTTTTTCAACAAGCGGCTGATGTGCTTTCTAGGTCTCGACGCTGCCAATTCCGAACAACGAGACCCGGGCCGCCTGGCGTCCGCCTTCAGAGCCTCCGTGCACCCGGACGATGCTTCAGGCCTCGAGGAGGCATTGAGCCGGTCTGTCGCCACCGGTGAGAACTTCTCAAAGCGGTTTCGCCTGCGCCGGTCGGATGGCGTCTATCGGTGGGTTGAAAGCAATGCAGAACCCTTACGCGACGATAGCGGGCAAATCGTGCAATGGTACGGGCTGTCACATGATATCGACGACCAATTGCGCGTGGAAGATGCGCTGCGTGAACGGGAGCGGTCATTGTGGCAACTGGTTGAGACGTTGCCGGCGATGATCGACTGCTCAGCACCAAACGGCGAGCCCGTCTATCGCAGCCAACAGTTGCGGGAGTTTCTCGGGTATAGTCTTGAAGACCTGGACGGAACGGGGAAGTCCCGGCTGGACGCAACGCTTGATGCCGGGGTACATCCCGACGATGTCGCAGGCGTGAAGGAGAGGTATGCCCATTCCCTGGCCACCGGCGAACCCTACGCGCGCAAGCATCGCCTACGCAGGTTTGACGGCGCTTATCGGTGGGTCGAGACCAGAGCGGCCGCCATGCGCAATCTGGAGGGTGCGATCGTCCAATGGAACGTGATTTGCCTTGATATCGATGGCGAGGTTCAGGCTGAGAACGAATTGCGCCTTGCGCAAGAGAGACTTTCCAGAGCCAGTCAGTCGGCGAGCCTGGCCGAGCTTTCGGCGTCAATCGCCCACGAGGTGAACCAACCATTGGCAGCGATCGTGGCCAATTCCAATGCCTGTCACCGTTGGTTGCTGGCCGACCCACCCAATCTCGAGCGGGCAAAGATAACTGCCGAACGCATTATCCGTGACGCCAACGCCGCCGCGGAAGTCGTAAGCCGCATCCGCGCCCTGTTCAAGCAGCGTGTCGAGCCGCAGAGCGATAGCGATCTCGTGAGCGCAATCGCCGAAGCTGTTCATCTCATCGCGGAGGAGGCTATTCGCCGTCGCGTTCGGGTCGACGTCGATATCGAGAAAACCCTTCCCTATGTTGCGGTGGACCAGGTGCATATTCAACAGGTTCTGGTGAACCTCATTCGCAACGGCATGGATGCGATGGAGGCTGTGGTCCGCGACCGCGTCGTTCGGGTCCAGGTCCGTCGCGTGGGGGATTTCGTCGCGACGGAGGTCAGCGACATTGGCACGGGGGTCGAGTTTCCGGAACGAATATTCGAATCCTTCTTTACGACGAA